The DNA segment CAACCGTGTTTTGCCCGATAGTCGTTGTCAGATTTACACTCACAGCGGCCGTTGCGGTTGCATAAGATGCAGTATCACTACCATCACCGCCATTCAGAATGTCATTGCCAGCTCCGCCAATTAACACATCATTACCTACACCACCAGAAAGCGTATCATTGCCACTGCCGCCATCTAATATATTAGCTAAAGTGTTTCCTGTTAGCGTGTCGTTATATATTGAACCAGTGATGTTCTCAATAGAGGTCAGTGTATCTGTTCCAGCCCCGACAGTGTTTTGTCCGGTAGTAGTAGTCAGGTTCACATTTACTGCGGCAGTTGCTGTTGTATAGGATGCAGTATCACTTCCATCACCGCCATTCAGCGTGTCATTGCCAACGCCACCAATGAGAGTATCGTTTCCAGAACGCCCACTGAGATAGTCATCGCCTGTTGCACCGCTGAGTGTATTTGCAAATTCATTACCAATCAGACGGTCGCTGCCACTACCACCTAATATGTTTTCGATATTTGAGATGGTATCGTTTTCACCTGCTTGAGCAATTGTTTGTTGTTGAGAAGTATTGCTTAGATTAATAGTTACAGATTGAGATATTGATGCAAACGAAATTGTATCGATTCCTACTCCACCGTCATAAACGCTATCGCCCGATCCTGCGATAAAGGAGTCATTTCCTGAGCCACCTATCAGGGTATCATTACCATTTCCACCACTCAGTGTATCATCACCGGCACCACCCACTAACAGGTCGCTACCATCTCCACCACTGAGATTATCATTGCCTTGTTCACCAAATAATCGATCTGTACTAGAAGAGCCAGTCAGAATATCGTTTCCCAGCCCACCGAATAAATCGCTTTGTCCTGTTGCCGAAATAATATTGGAACTTGCTGTATCTGATGTTGAATCGGCCAAAATAAAATTGGCAGATATTAATGATGCAACGTTTGTCGTAGGTAATACTACTGTTGTGTAATAGCCGTTATTATATAAATTGAACGATGTCGATGAGCCAAATACGGATAGGTATTGAAATGTTTCAAAATCACTAATACCAAATTGGCTTAAATCTAATTTATCGCCATCAATAAGACTAAAATCACTAATTTTATCAGTATATGAATAGGTTGTTGCTTTATCGACAACAAAAACGTCTGCGCCAGCGCCACCAATTAATGTATCATCACCTGCACCTCCTATTAATGTATCATTACCGGCATCACCCATAAGGGTATCGCGATCGTCTCCACCGAGGAGACTATCATTTCCCGCACCGCCAGAAAGGTAATCATTTCCGGCTAGCCCGTTAATAACGTCGTTCCCCTGCTCCCCAAACAATCGATCTGTTCCCGAATAAGAAGAATCAAAACCTGTAATACTATCATTGCCTTCACCACCAAATAGATCGCTCCTGCCTTGTGTTGCAATCAATGTGTCTGCAGTGTTTTTTGTACTCAAAATAACATCATTACTAGTAAGAGAGTCAAGATAGCTTTTATCTAAGGTTACTGAAGTAGAATATCCATTATTGGTTATAGTAAAATTTAATTTTTCACTAGTGTTGTTTTCGAATAATGTATTTAGTGTATCTATACTGGACATGCCCACAGTAGATAAATCTATTTTATCTTGGCCTTGCACGAAGTCATTAATTAGTATTGTACTTTTACTGTAATTTGACACCGAATTTAGTGAAATAACAAACACATCATTACCATCTCCCCCTGTCAGACTATCTTGACCCTGACTGCCGCTTCCTCCATCAAGAGTGTCATTGCCATTTCCTCCGATTAAGGTATCGTTTGCTTCACCGCCGTAAAGTTTGTCATTTCCCTCACCACCATTGAGATAGTCCGAGCTATCTTCTCCATAAATTACATCATTTCCACCGGAACCATCAATAGAATCATTATAGTTACCGCCATAGATGATTTCTGAATCGCTGTCGCCATTGATAGTGTCTGAGCCATTGGTGCCTATAATTGTCGTTGAATTGACAATGGTATTATTCAGTGTTGCCATGTTAGATCCCTTGTTCTGTTGTTATTAAGCGTGATTAGGTAAAGTAACGTCTAAAATGTAATCTAAATTATTGTTTTGTTAAGTATTATTTGAAGGTTTTTATTGAAAATCAGAGAGTGATATGCATGATTGTTTGATATTTAACCAATGAG comes from the uncultured Tolumonas sp. genome and includes:
- a CDS encoding calcium-binding protein, with the protein product MATLNNTIVNSTTIIGTNGSDTINGDSDSEIIYGGNYNDSIDGSGGNDVIYGEDSSDYLNGGEGNDKLYGGEANDTLIGGNGNDTLDGGSGSQGQDSLTGGDGNDVFVISLNSVSNYSKSTILINDFVQGQDKIDLSTVGMSSIDTLNTLFENNTSEKLNFTITNNGYSTSVTLDKSYLDSLTSNDVILSTKNTADTLIATQGRSDLFGGEGNDSITGFDSSYSGTDRLFGEQGNDVINGLAGNDYLSGGAGNDSLLGGDDRDTLMGDAGNDTLIGGAGDDTLIGGAGADVFVVDKATTYSYTDKISDFSLIDGDKLDLSQFGISDFETFQYLSVFGSSTSFNLYNNGYYTTVVLPTTNVASLISANFILADSTSDTASSNIISATGQSDLFGGLGNDILTGSSSTDRLFGEQGNDNLSGGDGSDLLVGGAGDDTLSGGNGNDTLIGGSGNDSFIAGSGDSVYDGGVGIDTISFASISQSVTINLSNTSQQQTIAQAGENDTISNIENILGGSGSDRLIGNEFANTLSGATGDDYLSGRSGNDTLIGGVGNDTLNGGDGSDTASYTTATAAVNVNLTTTTGQNTVGAGTDTLTSIENITGSIYNDTLTGNTLANILDGGSGNDTLSGGVGNDVLIGGAGNDILNGGDGSDTASYATATAAVSVNLTTTIGQNTVGAGTDTLTSIENITGSIYNDTLTGNTLANILDGGIGNDMLSGGIGNDTLYGSVGNDVLISGTGNDILNGGDGIDTASYATATAAVSVNLTTTIGQNTAGAGTDTLTSIENITGSTYNDSLTGNASTNILDGGIGNDTLSGGEGNDVLVGGLGKDVLIGGLGNDIFDFNTLNELGNSLSTNDVINDFTSGDKIDLSTIDANTVTVGDQAFAFVSSFTTTAGQIMYKDGIISINTDNDIAAEYQIQVIGSPTLTASDFIL